A window of Macaca mulatta isolate MMU2019108-1 chromosome 7, T2T-MMU8v2.0, whole genome shotgun sequence genomic DNA:
ttacaaaggagCAAACAAATTAATTCTGATTGGGAAGATTGGGAAAGGGTTCTTAGAGGAAACAGCATttaatccaaggtcacacaaccagtaagtgatggagctgggatttggTTCCAGAGTCAACTCCCGTGAATGCTATGCTCTACCAGCTCCCAGTATGTGGAGCTTAGAGTAAGGTAGTACCATGCAGATGAAGAAGTACAAGTAGCCAGTTGTGGCTAGACCAGGGGTCCGCTACCCTACTTGTGCATCAGGATCTTTggggaagctttaaaaaatgttaatccTCAGGTCTCACCCCTAGATATTGCTTTCCAAGTAGTCTTAACACACAGCCAGGGATGAGACTCACTGGGTTGGACTCTGTGGCTTATTAAGGGGAGGCAAAACTGAAAAGGTAGGCTGGACCTAACCTGGGAGATAGAAATGCCATGCTAAATTATGCACTTCAACTTTATTTTCTAGGTGAAGAAGAAGCTACTGGGGAGGGAAATGGTAGGATCAGAAGTATTTagtaattagcttgatttaatcactGCACAAtgcatacatgtatcaaaacatcactgtACACTGCAAATATAGACAAAATTTTTAGTTgtcaattatatcttaataaaactGGGGGAGTGGAGAAATATTTAGACTGATTGTTTTGGCTGCAGCATGAAGGTTGGGTTTGAAGAGCAGATATTGAAGGCAAGAACAGAAGTTAGGAGGGCTATGCCATCCCAAGGAGAAGTGAGGAAAAACTCACCTGGGGCAGCAGGCAGAAATGTAAAGGAAGAGTCATATATGAGAGACATGGCAGAAGTAAATTCAATAGGCCAGGCttacatgtgtaatcccagcactttgggaggctaaggcaggtggatcacctgaggtcagaagttcgagcctgatgaaaccccatctctactaaaaatacaaaaattagctgggcatggtggtgcacacctgtagtcccagctactagggaggccaaggcaggaggatggcttgaggtggttgcagtgagctgagatcatgccactgcacccccgcctggatgatggagcaagactctgtctcaaagaaaaaaaaggaagaaaactcaaTAAAACTTGTGATTAGTTAGAAGGAAGAGGCAACTAAGAGGGAAGCATGGAAGACTGATGCTGTGAGCATGCAAGGGCACACTGCAGAAGCAGATTTGAGAACGGGAGAGGATCATGAGTTTATGTTGTCTTACGGAATTTGAGGTTCCTAAGGAACGATCTTGTGGAGGTGTCAAATGGGCAGTCCCGAAATTTGAGTCTGTAACTAATGAGAAAGACTAAAGTTAAGCTGGCTGTCATTTAAACACAGGTGAAACCTGAAAATTTCAGCATTTGGTTGAAATCGTTAAAGAAGAGAATGTCtggaactatatatatatatatatgaaataagagGGCTTCAGAAAACACTTAAATTTAGGGGGCAGATGGGGAAAAGATAAATGCCAGAGACTTGGAAGAAGATGGAGCAAGAACACGAAAGAAGAAACCAAGAGGGCACAGGAGAACTGAGAAGAGCATTCTAAGTGGGTGGATAATCAATAATGCCACATGAGTAGGCTGAAGAAATGAAGCTTTTGTCTTTGGAAGGTCACTGGTAGCTTTGTAGTTAAATAACGTGGAGAAAGTAGAAGCCAGGCCACAATGAACTGGACAATGACGGGGAGATGAGCATATGTCGGCAGCAAATGTGGAGATTTCCATTAAGAAGCCTTGTGGAGAAGAGGAGAAATGAATGGGACCATAATATGAAAGTTAGGTCATGGGAAGTAAGGTTTGTTTTGCAGGAGAAAGTTgagtatattttaaaaccaaagaGATGGAGTTTATGGAGAGGTATAACTTGAAGTTAACAAGATGCAGACAggatgctgtggctcacgtctatcATCTCAGTACTTTgtgagactgaggcgggaggatctcttttgactccaggggtttgagactagcctgggtaacaaagggagaccctgttgctataggaaaaaaaaaaaaaaaaagtaagctggGTGTgaggggcacacacctgtagtcccagctactcaggaggctgaagtgggaggatcgcttgagctgtggaagtcgaggctgcagtgagcagtgattgtgccactgcactccagcctgggccacagagtgagaccctatctcaaaacaaacaaagtccgggcgtggtggctcatgtttgtaatcccagcactgtgggaggctgaggcaggcggatcacctggggtcacgagttcaagaccagcctggctaacatggtgaaactccatctctactaaaaatacaaaaaattagccaggtgtggtggcagacgcctgtaatctcagctactcgggaggctgaggcaggagaatcacttgaacccaggaggcggaggtggcagtgagctgagattgcgccactgcactccagcctgggcaacagggtgagattctgtctcaaaaaacaaacaaattttaaaaaaccctcaaaaccaacaaaacagaaaacaaaaacaaaacgctGGGGTAAAGTGATGGAGTCAATTCCCGGAGGGTACTGAAAAGCACTAATTCAAGAGAACTCATGGAAAGTGGCCCTTCTTTCTCatagaggagagggaaggagagagggagagagacagacagagacagagacagacagagacagagaagaaagggagagaaggaagaggagagagagagagaaagagaaagcccGTACATTCTGCTGAGGGAAGCTGCGGGAGTTGATAATTGGGACCCTGAGTAGAGTGGCAAACATCTGGAGCTGCATATATGTAGAGGTGGTGCAGGCAACAAGGGATGAAAAcgaggaattaaaaaaaaaaaaaaaaaaagaaaaagaaaagaaaaaaaaagaaggactgACCTGGAGGGTCCACCAAGGAATTTCTTTGTAACAGGTAACAGCTGTAATATGACATGTTGAAGTATTAACACTGATGACTGCTTGTCTACATTATTTTCCAAGTGCATGAATTGAGTAGTTACAGGGAAAAAGCGAACTGCCTGTTCCCAACGTCCTACACAGATGAACTGAaacgaagaaaaaaaaataaactttcttttgatgTCAACAAGTTACAGAGTATCATTTACTGTTGAAACCAGGTTATACTGATTATTTTCGATCTGGTAGTTCTTTATTATCATTACACTTGGCTGAGTCATTCCTACGCCCTAAGTACAGACGGCTAGAGTTACCACGTGAGAGTAAAACAttataatatcaaaataattagATTGGCCACAAAAATTACCCCGGAAAGATACTGCGTAGCAAAAACGTTGGCAGCAAGTTCCAAAGACTTGGCGACGACAAGCAGGGAGCGCGCACGTGCAGCCATACCTGGGGCCCGCCCAGCGCAGCCAAGCGCGCCGAGAAAGGTCAGCAGCAGCCCCGCTCCCACCAGGCAGGCGGTCGCCTGCACCCTGCGGCGGAAGCACGCGGAGGCACAGCCAGGGCCTCCGCCCTTTGCCAGTGAAGGGCACACCCCAAGGTCTGGGAGCATCGTTCTCAGGAAAGTACAAGTTCTTCTTTGATGGAGCCCCAGAAAAGCCTCTCCCGCCCTTCCTCGGCTCCCCAAGGGCAGGGCTGGACCCGGCTGCAGAGTTGGCCGGACACTGACTGGGTCAAGTGACGGTCGGGCTGAccgcaccccccacccccggTCGCCCCGGGTCGCTGGTGCACTGCGCCTGCGCACGCCTCCCCAAGGAGTTCGCAGCGAGGGGCGGAGCTTGGCCCGCCAGTAACTCGGTCTCCAGGCACCGGGAATAACAGAAGCTAGCTGAGAGCGCCTGCGCGGCCGTCGGTTGAGGGGGAGGTCGGGTCTGGGAAACTAGGCCCTGGGGTTTTCCCTGAGCAGGAGCGGTGCCCGAGGGCCTCAGGTACGCAGAAGGGCGGGGAGACAGAGGGTCAGCACCTCCTAAGGGCCCgaagggcaggagagagagaggacttGTCCCCAGAGGCGGAGTCCGTAGTGGGGGCGCCCCAGTTGACCCTTCGGGACAGAACGTGACTTCAGCCTTAAGGATCTAAAACCGGCTGCAGCCAGGTCAGGTGGCCCTCAACGCTCAGGTTACAAAACTTTTACCGTCTGCGCCACGGGGACTCCTGAGATGAGGGTTTGACAGCCAGGCACCTGCTCCAGGCCCTAGCAGCCTCTGTGCTCTTTTGAATCAAGCACGGTTCCAGCAGGAGGGAAGCCCTGAGAGCTCTTTGTGCCAGTCACTACCTCTGGGCCACAGCttgctcacctgtaaaatggtgaGGATGGACTCGGACGGAACCCTTCagtttacaggtgaagaaacggGGGCCAGCAAGGGAGAAGTCGCTTGTCCTGTTACAGGCCTAAAACCTGACTTTCAATCCGATGCTCTTTCCACTTACTGTAGAGTATACTGTGCGTGGCAGAGGCTGGTGCTGGAGGAGAGGAGAGCTAGGTGGCAGGAACACCTGTAGCACCTCCGTTTCTCTACCCTCAGGGCCTAACACAGTGTCTTGTGCATAGTAATCACTCACCAAATGGTTTTTGAAGGGAAGCTTTGGCAGATCCAGCACCACTGTCCCCAGAAAAGTTTAAGGAAATGTGGGCAGGGCAAATGTAGAAATAGTTTGCTTTAGCAGACGAGAGTGAACCTCAGACAAACTCTTCGCATGTATCTGGTTTAAATCTCCCGTAGGCATCAGTCCAGGCCCTGAATGGCTGGTCTCCAGCGGTTGGCATCACATCTGCCTGTGGGCGTTATGCTTCCACATAATACAACAGAAGCTCCAGGGCCCCACTCAGCCAAGCAAGACTCTTACGAACAAAGTGACTCTTCCCAGCAGTCCTTGAAGGGGCACCTGAGGAACAATTTCCAGAAGCAGCTTTTGAGCAACAAAGAGTTGACTCTGGATAAAGTCCACACTCACCCCAAATGGAACACAAAAGCCCGGAGCTACTCCTATCCCCACTGTACTGGAATCAGCCACCAAGATGCAGGAAGTGATTTCCAGGGCCAAGTAAAACAAATTTACTCATCAGGCCCTCAATCCTGGTATCCCAAAGCCAATAACCAGGACTTTATCCCCTTTACAAAGAAACGAGTTGGAGTGGACCGGGCGTACCCACTGAAACCCGTGGTCCACAGGAAGTCGTGCAGTACAGGTGAGTCTGGCACTGATGGGGACCAGAATGTCTACCCAAGGCCCCCTGAACTGAGAGAGTTTTCATCCAGGAACTTTGATGTGAGGAACCAGGTCAACTTTTCTGTGGTTGATCCTGTTCTTGCTGCCATGCAGGCGGAGAAGGCCTTGGCAAACTTGGACAGGATGGAGTGGGTGCAGATCCGAAGACTAGAAGCTGCAGGGGAGAGCTTAGAGGAGGAAATCCGAAGAAAGCAGATtctcctgaggggaaagctgaagaAGACAGAGGAGGAACTCAGAAGGATCCAGACGCAAAAGGAGCAGgccaaggaaaatgaaaacagagagcTACAGAAAATTATATTCCCCAGGAGCAGAGTTAAAGGTAATAACAGCAACACCACGCACAAAGCTGTCTTCTCCCCAGAATTTGATTTTGAGGAAgaatttagtagagacaggagagAGGATGAAACTTGGGAACGGTCTCAACAAAATTCGAGTCCATTCCAGCTCTCTGATTATAGAATTCAGAGACTCAAAAGGGAAAGGCTGGTAGCAAGCAATAACAAAATTCGAGACCGAGTCTCAGAGCCGTCGATGGAGAAGTTCTCCCCGCCTTCAGAAACACCAGGCGGTGCTTTGCAGGGATCTGCCAGAAATTCCAGCCTGTCCATGGCACCAGACTCCTCAGGTTCCAGCGGCTCCACTGAAGAGCCACAGCTGGGTGAGTGCAGCCACTGTGGGCGAAAATTCCTCTTGTTCAGGCTGGAGAGACACTCCAACATCTGCAGCAGGATACAGGGTTCCAAGAGGAAAGTGTTTGACTCCTCCAGGGCCCGGGCTAAGGGCACAGAACTAGAGCAATACTTGAACTGGAAGGGGCCAGCTTCAGCCAAGGTAACAAGAGCCTTATGGATGTGACTTGGTGTGGGGATCATTGTAGGGGTCTGTTTTGTCATCATCAGTTTTCTTTAGGGAAAATTCATGTGTCATGTAGGAAGAATTGACGTCTAGAATTAACATTTCTTGATTACTACTGTATGCCAGCATTGTGATGGGAGCTTTGCATGTGATCCTCGCATTTATCTCTCATTTTATCAGTTCAAAAATCAAGACTTGGACAGGCTAAGTAACTTGCTTGAGGTCACAAACAGCTTTAAGTGGCAGAGTCAGCATATAAATCTTGGTTAGAATGACTAAAAAATCTAGACCAAGAATTTGTGTCCTTtggattataaaagtaataaaagtttactgtagaaaatttaaaagacacaaaaaatcgaaagaaaaaaaatgcaggctTTTGTCACCTGGAGAGAACGCCTCACTCTTTGCAATGTATTCTGCCACCTCCCAAGACTAGAATCTGTGAGCATTCCTTTAACTATGTACTCTGTTAAGATTAGCTCAGTGttggcgggcgcggtggctcacgcctgtaatcccagcactttgggaggctgaggcgggtggatcacaaggtcaggagatcgagaccatcctggctaacactgtgaaaccccatgtctactaaaactgcaaaaaaattagccgggcatggtggcgggcgcctgtagtcccagctacacgggagactgaggcaggagaatggcatgaacccaggaggcggagcttgcagtgagccgagatcgcaccactgcactccagcctgggcaacagagcaagactccatctcaaaaaaaaaaaaaaaaaaaaaaagatcagtgttGACATAGCTTCTTCGTAAATAGATGAAACACAATTAAGTTTGGAATTCTTTTTCTCCCCATTTAGAACGtaaacacggccgggcgcggtggctcaagcctgtaatcccagcactttgggaggccgagacgggcggatcacgaggtcaggagatcgagaccatcctggctaacacggtgaaaccccgtctctactaaaaatacaaaaaactagccgggcgaggtggcgggcgcctgtagtcccagctactccggaggctgaggcaggagaatggcgtaaacccgggaggcggagcttgcagtgagctgagatcgggccactgcactccagcccgggctacagagcaagactccgtctcaaaaaacaaaacaaacaaaaaaaaaaccaagaacgTAAACACCTTGAAGGTAAAAACGACTTTCTTTCTGGTTATCTAACAAACCATGCCCTTGCCAATTATTTCTCACTTTAGAAAAACCAGGTTGTAAAAAGTAAGTGCTTCGTGACACTTACATGATAAAGTTAGGTGAACTTCATAGGCACATTTGGACACATCTGGAGAAGATTATCTCATAAATGAATGACATGTCAAGGTTTTGCCACTTGGTTTATAAAATGGTTATTTCTCAAGGTGTGGCACACTGACAAGCTTTATGTTAGTAGTTTTAGTGTTTAGTGTTTCAGTGTTATATTaggaaaatataacaatatattaaGCCCCTGATTTCCAGGGATcgtaaatttacagaaaaatattaattaattgtAAGGATGAAGTGAAAGTGCAGATGATTGAAGTTTGAGAAAGTGTAGACCGTATGATCTCAGAGGCTCTGTCTAGTTCtaatattccagaaaaataagagagtgtcattctgttttcatttcttcccaaCCCTCCCTCCACTGTGCTGGCACCTCTTGTCCATTGGGACCTTACAGTTTCTGATATTTTCTGGAGCCTTTAAAAACTCACATTTATATGATGGTTGTTAGAAGAAATTGTTTACAATTAGAGTTCTTTTTTTCAGTACAGTTTGGGGAAATCACAAGGAAGTCCCATCCATGTTCAGAGATCATCTCCCTGAAATCTAGtttccaaagaagaaatcaaCATTTTGCTCTTGCAGAGAATAATGTGATGGCCACTCactgttttttcctgttttctttcagttCAACCCAATAATCCACTGGGAATTCACTCTGTCCCACTGTAGCAATTTATTTTTGGTCAGAGCCTAAAATAATCTTGTGTTTCTTAAATTTGTAAATACAGTTACGGTGAAGCAAAATAATTAGGTTCCTGAGATCAGATGCTCCAGCTTTATGGCAACTAGTTTGGGGGAATGTGTGACATTGAGGACACCAAGACAGAAGGGACCTAGACTAAGATGCACCCGCACCACCCTGGTAATGTCTCAAATCTTATTCCACAGTGCTGTGCCTTTGGAAGCTGAGTGGTTGTACCTTCCTGTCATTCCTATAGAGTACTCAAGAACAGGTGATTTTCCTGGTGTCTTTTAATCTTCACGTAATTTCCAGCAGACGTACACCCCGTCTCTCTCCTGGACTGTAAGCATTTTTGAGGACAGGGAACATATCTTTGTGCTTTGTGCTTAATAAGTGTTAACTGAATAGAATTTCAGTACAATGAGGAATAAAATTGAGGAATTAGAGTATAAGAAGTAAATTACTAAAGTATCTCATACACTTGAGGAACTTTCCCCTGATCAaattctttgagacagagtctcactctgttgcccaggctggagtgcagtggcgcgatctcggctcactgcagcctccacctgctgggttcaaggaattctctgtctcagtctcctgagtagctgggattacaggtgcccatcactacactggctaatttgtattgttagtagagacggggtttcaccatcttggccaggctggtcttgaactcctgaccttgtaatccacgcacctcggcctcccaaaatgttgggattacatgcatgagccaccgtgcctggccttcgaATCTTTTAAAGGTTCCTGGTTACCATCACTAACACTCTCTTGCCTTCTTGTCTGTTTCAGCAAGAGACTTTCCAGAAggatcctttcttttccttcaataGTCTGTCTTCCTATTATTCATCATTAACAATGCCAGATCACCAAGAgctgtttgtctttttctcttttaaaaatttaatagtgTTTGCATGCATTTACAAAATCATGTAGTACTGACTGACCTATACTGGAGCCCCTAATTCAGCCCCCGGAGGTAGCCTTCAGTTCTGTTAGATGGTTCTTCTGGCCTGCCtttctatatttctaaataatatgtttattttcttgatttatcaattttctacattacctttttttttttcctttttttcttttttttgagacggggtctctgtcgcccaggctggagtgcagtggcttgatctcggcttgctgcaacctccacctcccaagttcaagcaattcttgtgcctcagcctcctaagtagctgggattacaggcgcctgtcaccacgcccggctaatgtttgtatttttagtagagacagggtttcaccatgttggccaacttGGTcctgaactcttaacctcaagtcatctgcccacctcagcctcccagagtgctgggattacaggcgtgagccacaatgcctggtcTACCTGGTAACTTCTTACGGAAGCTGGGAGTGAAATTCTCTTTCATATTCCCTCTCTCCTACTGTTGTCCTTCTCTTACCCTTCCACTGTAGTTGAATCACAATTGTTGGTTAAAAGAAGTTAGCTTTCACATTGTAATGATCATGTACATTTTGTTCATTAATGAGTGAACAAATTCTGTCTCTGCCCACATGTACCTAAATAatggatgtatgttttcatttccttcattttctacatacctgtcttttttttcccccacaatgATCCATCTGATATCAGACATCTGTTAACATTTTTGTAATGCTCAAACACCTCTCATAATCTatcagtttgattttttaattctgaaaaccTCCCTTCCACCACTCTGATCCCTTCTGCTCCAGCCTGGACTGGTTATTCTCTAGGCCTGGTGCAAACCCATTGTCTTGGGACTTCTCTTTGCTTCTCTTCTTTGTTGGGTCCCGTTTCCAGCATCATGTCTTCTTTGTTCTTGCATTACTCCTTCCTTTGCTGAAACTTACTAAGAAAGGTGCACAGCAGGTATACTGTCTTGGAATGAATGACACTATCTGTGTAACAGGCCCCCATTTGATGCTTCGGCTAGGTACAGAATTCTAGGAGGAAAATGATTATCTGTTAGAACTTTTAAGGTATTTCCCACTAGCTCGTAGCATCCAGTGTATTGTTGAGAAATCTAATGCCATTTTGATTCCTGTTTCATTacaagaaaccttttttttttaaaggctacaggattctctatttattttgaaattctgaaaCTTTACAATAATTGTGCTGGATACTTGGTAAGCCATTTCAGTCTCAAAATGTGTGACCTTTAATTCTAGGAATGTTAATTGTATTATTTCCTTAATAATTTTCTCCTctccaggtgctgtggctcacgattataatcccagcactttgggaggctgaggcaggtggatcacctgaggtcaggtgttcgagaccagcctgaccaatatggtgaaaccccgtctctgctaaaaatacaaaaattagccgggtgtggtggcgcacgcctgtagtcccagctacttgggaggctgagataggagaatcgcttgaatccaggaggctgaggttgcagtgagccaagattgtgccactgcactccagcctgggcaacagagcgagactccatctcaaaaataataataataataataataataataataatttctccTTGTGCTTTCTCTGCTCCTTCTGGAACTCTTACTGGTCACATGTTGGACTTCCAGGATtaactttctaattttctaatcttttctttttactttccatCTTCATCTTTTTTCCCATTCTGAGAAATTTTCTTGACATTAGTTTAcaacatttctatttatttatttatttattttttgagacagggtcttgctctgttgccctggctggagtgcagtggcacgatcttggctcactgcaacctctgccttctgggttcaagcaattcttctgcctcagcctcctgagtagctggaactacaggcgtgtgccaccacgcctggctaattttgtgtatttttagtagagacggaatttaactgtgttagccaggatggtctcgatctcctgacctcgtgatctgcccacgtcggcctcccaaagtgctgggattataggcat
This region includes:
- the ZC2HC1C gene encoding zinc finger C2HC domain-containing protein 1C isoform X2, which codes for MAGLQRLASHLPVGVMLPHNTTEAPGPHSAKQDSYEQSDSSQQSLKGHLRNNFQKQLLSNKELTLDKVHTHPKWNTKARSYSYPHCTGISHQDAGSDFQGQVKQIYSSGPQSWYPKANNQDFIPFTKKRVGVDRAYPLKPVVHRKSCSTGESGTDGDQNVYPRPPELREFSSRNFDVRNQVNFSVVDPVLAAMQAEKALANLDRMEWVQIRRLEAAGESLEEEIRRKQILLRGKLKKTEEELRRIQTQKEQAKENENRELQKIIFPRSRVKGNNSNTTHKAVFSPEFDFEEEFSRDRREDETWERSQQNSSPFQLSDYRIQRLKRERLVASNNKIRDRVSEPSMEKFSPPSETPGGALQGSARNSSLSMAPDSSGSSGSTEEPQLG
- the ZC2HC1C gene encoding zinc finger C2HC domain-containing protein 1C isoform X1, producing the protein MAGLQRLASHLPVGVMLPHNTTEAPGPHSAKQDSYEQSDSSQQSLKGHLRNNFQKQLLSNKELTLDKVHTHPKWNTKARSYSYPHCTGISHQDAGSDFQGQVKQIYSSGPQSWYPKANNQDFIPFTKKRVGVDRAYPLKPVVHRKSCSTGESGTDGDQNVYPRPPELREFSSRNFDVRNQVNFSVVDPVLAAMQAEKALANLDRMEWVQIRRLEAAGESLEEEIRRKQILLRGKLKKTEEELRRIQTQKEQAKENENRELQKIIFPRSRVKGNNSNTTHKAVFSPEFDFEEEFSRDRREDETWERSQQNSSPFQLSDYRIQRLKRERLVASNNKIRDRVSEPSMEKFSPPSETPGGALQGSARNSSLSMAPDSSGSSGSTEEPQLGECSHCGRKFLLFRLERHSNICSRIQGSKRKVFDSSRARAKGTELEQYLNWKGPASAKAEPPRKNNWRQKHESFIHTLRQAREVQQVTAKGENRSHLPPILPAENPDYIQCPHCSHHFAPKVAEQHIPKCKTIKNRPPPPRKHYS